GCAGCCCGGAACCCGGAACCCGCACGCAGCGCCGCGAGCGCATGAGCAACCTGCGCAAAACGGTAGCCCGCCGCCTAGTAGCGGTGAAAAACGAAACGGCTATGCTCACCACCTTCAACGAGGTGAACATGCAGCCCATCATGGACCTGCGCACCAAGTTCAAGGACAAGTTCAAGGAAAAGAACGGGGTAGGGCTGGGCTTTATGTCCTTCTTCACCAAGGCCGTGTGCGTGGCCTTGCAGGAGTGGCCGGCCGTGAATGCCTTCATCGAAGGCGGCGACCTGGTGTACTCCGATTTCTGCGATATCAGCATTGCCGTGTCAGCCCCCAAGGGCTTGGTGGTGCCGGTTATTCGCAATGCCGAAAAGCTGAGCTTTGAGGGCATTGAGAAGGAAGTGGTGCGCCTGGCCGGCCTGGCCCGCGAAAACAAGCTGACGCTGGAGCAGATGACGGGCGGCACGTTTACCATCACCAACGGCGGCATTTTCGGCTCCATGCTGAGCACGCCGATTATTAATGCGCCGCAGTCGGCCATTCTGGGGATGCACAACATCATTCAACGGCCGGTGGCCGAGAATGGGCAGGTCGTGATTCGGCCCATGATGTACCTGGCCCTGAGCTACGACCACCGCGTGGTGGATGGCCGCGAGTCGGTGTCGTTCCTGGTGCGGGTGAAGGAGCTGCTCGAAGACCCGACGCGCCTGCTGCTGGGCGTATAAACAGCGCGCCTACCCGTAAAAAGCGGTGACTTCCCGGCCGGAAGTCGCCGCTTTTTTATGCATTCCGGGTCAGTTGTTTCGGCGGGCTTCTCGTTACTACTTTGAATTCTTTCCCCGATTCCCACTGCCATGAAATCCAAGCCTGTCCCTACCCCCCGCCGCGCCGCCAAGTTCTGGCCCGCGCTGGGCTTTGCCGCCATCACGGGAGCCCGCGCCACCAGCGGCCCCATGTTTCTGAGCGATTATCTCTCGCACCGGGCGCTGGCCCCCGGCATGGCGGGCTCGCCGCTGCGCTTCCTGGCCCGGCCGGGGGTAGCCGCTACCCTCAAGCTGCTAACCGCCGGCGAACTGGTGGGCGACAAGCTGCCCCAAACCGGCGACCGTATTGAGCCGCAGCAGCTGGGCGCGCGCGCCGCCTCGGGCGCGTTGGTCGGCGCTACGTGGTACAAAAGCCAGGGCGGTAGCGCTTTCAAAGGCGCGCTCGTGGGTGGCCTGGGCGCGGTAGCCGTCACGTTCTTAACGTTTTACCTGCGCAAAAGCATCAGCGAAAAAACGGGTTTCAATACTTCTGCCGTGGGCGCGGGCGAGGACGCGCTGGTGCTGGCTGGTGGGGTAGCCCTCAGCCCCCGGCCCAAGCGGTAGCTTAACCTTGGTCAAAGCGTTTGTCAGTGCGAGCAACGCGCAGCAATGACAAACTTCTTAGCCAGAAACTACCTTTGTAAGAGCTAGCCGATTACTGGCTTTATCCTTGTTTTTGCGATT
The genomic region above belongs to Hymenobacter psoromatis and contains:
- a CDS encoding DUF4126 family protein, with the protein product MKSKPVPTPRRAAKFWPALGFAAITGARATSGPMFLSDYLSHRALAPGMAGSPLRFLARPGVAATLKLLTAGELVGDKLPQTGDRIEPQQLGARAASGALVGATWYKSQGGSAFKGALVGGLGAVAVTFLTFYLRKSISEKTGFNTSAVGAGEDALVLAGGVALSPRPKR